The following coding sequences lie in one bacterium genomic window:
- a CDS encoding SIMPL domain-containing protein (The SIMPL domain is named for its presence in mouse protein SIMPL (signalling molecule that associates with mouse pelle-like kinase). Bacterial member BP26, from Brucella, was shown to assemble into a channel-like structure, while YggE from E. coli has been associated with resistance to oxidative stress.), whose amino-acid sequence MADHVRESLRGLAPLGLFLAVGLIVAAWIGADALRDVRPSGQAIVVKGYAERMVTSDLATWSGSFSFRATSLAEAYQGLERDRAKVQAFLAARGLPQSAVILQPVMTETLQRVSEAGHMTNVVEGYVLRQQVRVESADVKQVESVARAATDLIKDGVAFESWQPEYFVAHLDAFKLELLGEATRNARERAEMLAGNSGSKAGKLQSASQGVFQITPANSTMVDDYGTYDTSTIEKVVKAVVTVSYGID is encoded by the coding sequence ATGGCAGACCACGTCAGGGAATCTTTGCGGGGGTTGGCGCCTTTGGGCCTGTTCCTGGCCGTTGGCCTGATCGTCGCGGCCTGGATCGGCGCGGACGCCCTGCGCGACGTCCGCCCCTCGGGGCAGGCGATCGTGGTGAAGGGCTACGCCGAGCGCATGGTCACCTCCGACCTGGCCACCTGGTCGGGCAGCTTCTCGTTCCGCGCGACATCGCTGGCCGAGGCCTACCAGGGCCTCGAGCGCGACCGCGCCAAGGTGCAGGCCTTCCTGGCCGCCCGCGGCCTGCCCCAGAGCGCCGTGATCCTGCAGCCGGTGATGACCGAGACGCTCCAGCGCGTGTCGGAGGCCGGCCACATGACCAACGTCGTGGAGGGCTACGTGCTGCGCCAGCAGGTGCGCGTCGAGTCCGCCGACGTGAAGCAGGTGGAGTCCGTCGCGCGCGCCGCCACCGACCTGATCAAGGACGGCGTCGCCTTCGAGTCCTGGCAGCCCGAGTACTTCGTGGCGCACCTGGACGCATTCAAGCTCGAGCTGCTGGGCGAGGCCACCCGCAACGCCCGCGAGCGCGCCGAGATGCTGGCCGGCAACAGCGGCAGCAAGGCCGGCAAGCTGCAGTCGGCGAGCCAGGGCGTCTTCCAGATCACGCCGGCCAACTCGACCATGGTCGACGACTACGGCACCTACGACACCTCGACCATCGAGAAGGTGGTCAAGGCCGTGGTCACCGTGTCCTACGGCATCGACTGA
- a CDS encoding FlgD immunoglobulin-like domain containing protein — MRTATIRGILPPRVSLPAVASTAVLLAAGLAAAATGNAVSAPDTLDSRPPLVAVLYPAGGETLQAAAQETLRWSVDETSWGAAPAAITVTVFDGAEVLAQALVPPDPAGQYAWIWTVPDNATAAAMLAVEAVDRFGGIGADQGNLFTIEGGGTGTPPAATVDRLGPVHPNPFNPGTTVAFDLRAAAVIELTIFDVRGREMATLAQGERPAGRHAAAWDGRGPDGRAAPSGTYFARLSVRGADRRDELTARLTLVK, encoded by the coding sequence ATGCGTACCGCAACGATCCGTGGCATTTTGCCGCCGCGCGTCTCCCTGCCGGCAGTCGCGTCGACCGCCGTCCTGCTCGCTGCCGGCCTCGCCGCCGCCGCGACGGGCAACGCCGTCTCCGCTCCCGACACCCTGGACAGCCGCCCGCCGCTGGTGGCGGTGCTGTACCCGGCCGGCGGCGAGACGCTGCAGGCCGCCGCCCAGGAGACGCTGCGCTGGAGCGTGGACGAGACGAGCTGGGGCGCCGCGCCGGCCGCGATCACCGTGACGGTGTTCGACGGCGCCGAGGTGCTCGCGCAGGCGCTGGTGCCGCCCGACCCGGCCGGCCAGTACGCCTGGATCTGGACCGTCCCCGACAACGCGACGGCCGCGGCCATGCTGGCGGTGGAGGCCGTGGACCGCTTCGGCGGGATCGGCGCCGACCAGGGGAACCTCTTCACGATCGAGGGCGGCGGCACCGGGACGCCCCCGGCCGCGACGGTCGACCGTCTCGGCCCGGTGCATCCCAACCCCTTCAATCCCGGCACCACCGTGGCCTTCGACCTGCGCGCCGCGGCCGTGATCGAGCTGACGATCTTCGACGTACGCGGCCGCGAGATGGCCACCCTCGCCCAGGGCGAGCGGCCGGCCGGCCGCCACGCCGCGGCCTGGGACGGGCGCGGCCCCGACGGCCGGGCCGCCCCGAGCGGCACGTACTTCGCGCGCCTGAGCGTGCGCGGCGCCGACCGCCGCGACGAGCTGACGGCGCGGCTCACCCTCGTGAAATAG